A genomic segment from Drosophila miranda strain MSH22 chromosome 3, D.miranda_PacBio2.1, whole genome shotgun sequence encodes:
- the LOC108158333 gene encoding uncharacterized protein LOC108158333, whose translation MYKLTEKHLAVMLRNFSHLPDVILTPFMLSAIISMTSVNRDPESARISRSILLPFLRNVIKNNEEEITLADYSVWYRDSLQRKQVDLQQVLTVLIDQNKDGKDVITPGLVHLVFFLLKSHSPKMHTLAITFLTKFIRKRFIFGQGIIRLLSEWMIVHQDQNQFLECLTLLSVAGTPSQNALNDLFRYLFFV comes from the exons ATGTATAAACTAACTGAGAAACATCTGGCCGTAATGTTGAGG AACTTCTCGCATTTGCCCGATGTCATTCTCACGCCATTCATGCTCAGCGCCATTATTTCGATGACAAGTGTGAATCGTGATCCAGAATCTGCGCGCATCTCTCGATCCATTTTGCTGCCATTCTTGCGAAATgtcataaagaataatgaagaaGAGATAACTTTGGCAGACTACTCCGTTTGGTATCGTGATTCGTTACAGCGCAAACAAGTCGACTTGCAGCAGGTCTTAACGGTGCTCATAGATCAGAACAAAGATGGAAAAGATGTGATAACACCAGGACTAGTCCACCTAGTATTTTTTCTGCTTAAATCGCACTCGCCCAAAATGCATACTCTAGCAATTACTTTTTTAACAAAGTTCATTCGCAAACGTTTCATCTTTGGGCAAGGCATCATTAGACTCCTCTCTGAGTGGATGATTGTACATCAAGATCAAAACCAGTTTTTGG AATGTTTAACACTATTAAGTGTAGCTGGTACACCGTCTCAGAATGCACTAaatgacctatttcgctacttgttttttgtttga
- the LOC117188367 gene encoding uncharacterized protein LOC117188367, whose amino-acid sequence MGKHRTAQQDAIFIAFMERHPMIAINYLKGDKLAAEAAWKRLSKELNSVGPPVKEVCEWKRVWKDWKSCIRKKINNNRLEDSNACGKGSLYQDTLTALEDAVAVICDLYDKHDEVTATDDDDEEEDDCFSRINDRHIGVKLERTSTSQTPSAKKRKLVQNDVNELEIEHESTVPILMDIAKELQDMNRQTRLNAQRTEANTDALLALGTQISDLMQQQLKEYKRLNAVMEKFVHKMETTD is encoded by the exons AT GGGCAAACACAGAACTGCGCAGCAAGATGCCATATTCATCGCATTTATGGAGAGACACCCAATGATAGCCATAAACTACCTCAAGGGTGATAAGCTGGCAGCTGAAGCCGCCTGGAAGCGGCTTTCAAAGGAGTTAAATAGCGTGGGTCCGCCTGTCAAAGAAGTTTGTGAGTGGAAAAGA GTATGGAAAGACTGGAAAAGCTGCATTCGTAAAAAGATTAACAATAACAGGCTGGAAGATTCAAATGCCTGCGGCAAAGGCTCGCTGTATCAGGATACACTCACTGCTCTAGAGGATGCAGTGGCCGTGATCTGTGACTTGTATGATAAGCACGACGAGGTCACAGCCACAGATGACG ATGATGAGGAAGAAGATGACTGCTTCAGCCGGATCAATGACAGACATATCGGCGTGAAATTGGAGCGCACTAGCACTTCGCAAACTCCATCTGCCAAAAAGCGCAAGCTGGTTCAAAATGATGTAAATGAATTAGAAATTGAACACGAGAGCACGGTGCCGATTCTAATGGACATTGCAAAGGAGCTGCAGGACATGAATAGACAAACTCGCTTGAACGCCCAGCGCACAGAAGCCAATACGGACGCGCTTTTGGCTCTAGGCACACAGATCTCAGACCTAATGCAGCAACAGCTCAAGGAGTACAAGCGTCTTAATGCTGTAATGGAGAAATTTGTTCACAAAATGGAAACAACCGACTAA
- the LOC117188355 gene encoding Fanconi anemia group I protein homolog has translation MRQGDAKCVGWKDLLPDSLALLSATPRFILNGVGTDGTEYRNNTVKSICTMRWPSSILTPIADMFKAINLSNGEIFTVLNKFSGALQELSPMELPALCFQLFSMCQNASQLIVPLLALEKYFQRNYYKRLFSDMSSNSTDFDSIDPFSDKELREAEETILHHLNYCTMYKLTEKHLAVMLRNFSDLPDVILTPFMLSAIISMTSVNRDPESARISRSILLPFLRNVIKNNEEEITLADYSVWYRDSLQRKQVDLQQVLTVLIDQNKDGKDVITPGLVHLVFFLLKSHSPKMHTLAITFLTKFIRKRFIFGQGIIRLLSEWMIVHQDQNQFSECLTLLSVAGTPSQNALNDLFRYLFFV, from the exons ATGCGACAGGGAGACGCCAAGTGCGTTGGTTGGAAGGATTTGTTGCCAGATTCACTGGCTCTGCTTTCGGCAACTCCACGTTTTATACTAAATGGGGTGGGAACCGATGGAACCGAGTATAGAAACAATACAGTGAAAAGTATATGTACCATGCGATGGCCGTCTTCAATCCTGACCCCCATTGCTGACATGTTCAA GGCCATAAATCTCAGCAACGGAGAAATTTTTACCGTATTAAATAAATTCTCCGGGGCTCTGCAGGAGCTATCGCCAATGGAGCTACCAGCTCTGTGCTTCCAGCTCTTTTCCATGTGCCAAAATGCCTCACAACTGATTGTACCGCTGCTGGCATTGGAGAAGTATTTTCAACGCAATTACTATAAGCGCTTGTTCTCAGACATGAGCAGCAACTCTACAGATTTCGACAGCATAG ATCCATTTTCGGACAAAGAGCTGCGGGAGGCCGAAGAGACTATACTCCATCATTTGAATTACTGTACTATGTATAAACTAACTGAGAAACATCTGGCCGTAATGTTGAGG AACTTCTCGGATTTGCCCGATGTCATTCTCACGCCATTCATGCTCAGCGCCATTATTTCGATGACAAGTGTGAATCGTGATCCAGAATCTGCGCGCATCTCTCGATCCATTTTGCTGCCATTCTTGCGAAATgtcataaagaataatgaagaaGAGATAACTTTGGCAGACTACTCCGTTTGGTATCGTGATTCGTTACAGCGCAAACAAGTCGACTTGCAGCAGGTCTTAACGGTGCTCATAGATCAGAACAAAGATGGAAAAGATGTGATAACACCAGGACTAGTCCACCTAGTATTTTTTCTGCTTAAATCGCACTCGCCCAAAATGCATACTCTAGCAATTACTTTTTTAACAAAGTTCATTCGCAAACGTTTCATCTTTGGGCAAGGCATCATTAGACTCCTCTCTGAGTGGATGATTGTACATCAAGATCAAAACCAGTTTTCGG AATGTTTAACACTATTAAGTGTAGCTGGTACACCGTCTCAGAATGCACTAaatgacctatttcgctacttgttttttgtttga
- the LOC117188373 gene encoding uncharacterized protein LOC117188373 gives MGKHRTAQQDAIFIAFMERHPMIAINYLKGDKLAAEAAWKRLSKELNSVGPPVKEVCEWKRVWKDWKSCIRKKINNNRLEDSNACGKGSLYQDTLTALEDAVAVICDLYDKHDEVTATDDDDEEEDDCFSRINDRHIGVKLERTSTSQTPSAKKRKLVQNDVNELEIEHESTVPILMDIAKELQDMNRQTRLNAQRTEANTDALLALGTQISDLMQQQLKERKRLNAVMEKFVHKMETTD, from the exons AT GGGCAAACACAGAACTGCGCAGCAAGATGCCATATTCATCGCATTTATGGAGAGACACCCAATGATAGCCATAAACTACCTCAAGGGTGATAAGCTGGCAGCTGAAGCCGCCTGGAAGCGGCTTTCAAAGGAGTTAAATAGCGTGGGTCCGCCTGTCAAAGAAGTTTGTGAGTGGAAAAGA GTATGGAAAGACTGGAAAAGCTGCATTCGTAAAAAGATTAACAATAACAGGCTGGAAGATTCAAATGCCTGCGGCAAAGGCTCGCTGTATCAGGATACACTCACTGCTCTAGAGGATGCAGTGGCCGTGATCTGTGACTTGTATGATAAGCACGACGAGGTCACAGCCACAGATGACG ATGATGAGGAAGAAGATGACTGCTTCAGCCGGATCAATGACAGACATATCGGCGTGAAATTGGAGCGCACTAGCACTTCGCAAACTCCATCTGCCAAAAAGCGCAAGCTGGTTCAAAATGATGTAAATGAATTAGAAATTGAACACGAGAGCACGGTGCCGATTCTAATGGACATTGCAAAGGAGCTGCAGGACATGAATAGACAAACTCGCTTGAACGCCCAGCGCACAGAAGCCAATACGGACGCGCTTTTGGCTCTAGGCACACAGATCTCAGACCTAATGCAGCAACAGCTCAAGGAGCGCAAGCGTCTTAATGCTGTAATGGAGAAATTTGTTCACAAAATGGAAACAACCGACTAA
- the LOC117188359 gene encoding Fanconi anemia group I protein homolog codes for MRQGDAKCVGWKDLLPDSLALLSATPRFILNGVGTDGTEYRNNTVKSICTMRWPSSILTPIADMFKAINLSNGEIFTVLNKFSGALQELSPMELPALCFQLFSMCQNASQLIVPLLALEKYFQRNYYKRLFSDMSSNSTDFDSIDPFSDKELREAEETILHHLNYCTMYKLTEKHLAVMLRNFSHLPDVILTPFMLSAIISMTSVNRDPESARISRSILLPFLRNVIKNNEEEITLADYSVWYRDSLQRKQVDLQQVLTVLIDQNKDGKDVITPGLVHLVFFLLKSHSPKMHTLAITFLTKFIRKRFIFGQGIIRLLSEWMIVHQDQNQFSECLTLLSVAGTPSQNALNDLFRYLFFV; via the exons ATGCGACAGGGAGACGCCAAGTGCGTTGGTTGGAAGGATTTGTTGCCAGATTCACTGGCTCTGCTTTCGGCAACTCCACGTTTTATACTAAATGGGGTGGGAACCGATGGAACCGAGTATAGAAACAATACAGTGAAAAGTATATGTACCATGCGATGGCCGTCTTCAATCCTGACCCCCATTGCTGACATGTTCAA GGCCATAAATCTCAGCAACGGAGAAATTTTTACCGTATTAAATAAATTCTCCGGGGCTCTGCAGGAGCTATCGCCAATGGAGCTACCAGCTCTGTGCTTCCAGCTCTTTTCCATGTGCCAAAATGCCTCACAACTGATTGTACCGCTGCTGGCATTGGAGAAGTATTTTCAACGCAATTACTATAAGCGCTTGTTCTCAGACATGAGCAGCAACTCTACAGATTTCGACAGCATAG ATCCATTTTCGGACAAAGAGCTGCGGGAGGCCGAAGAGACTATACTCCATCATTTGAATTACTGTACTATGTATAAACTAACTGAGAAACATCTGGCCGTAATGTTGAGG AACTTCTCGCATTTGCCCGATGTCATTCTCACGCCATTCATGCTCAGCGCCATTATTTCGATGACAAGTGTGAATCGTGATCCAGAATCTGCGCGCATCTCTCGATCCATTTTGCTGCCATTCTTGCGAAATgtcataaagaataatgaagaaGAGATAACTTTAGCAGACTACTCCGTTTGGTATCGTGATTCGTTACAGCGCAAACAAGTCGACTTGCAGCAGGTCTTAACGGTGCTCATAGATCAGAACAAAGATGGAAAAGATGTGATAACACCAGGACTAGTCCACCTAGTATTTTTTCTGCTTAAATCGCACTCGCCCAAAATGCATACTCTAGCAATTACTTTTTTAACAAAGTTCATTCGCAAACGTTTCATCTTTGGGCAAGGCATCATTAGACTCCTCTCTGAGTGGATGATTGTACATCAAGATCAAAACCAGTTTTCGG AATGTTTAACACTATTAAGTGTAGCTGGTACACCGTCTCAGAATGCACTAaatgacctatttcgctacttgttttttgtttga
- the LOC117188357 gene encoding Fanconi anemia group I protein homolog, whose product MRQGDAKCVGWKDLLPDSLALLSATPRFILNGVGTDGTEYRNNTVKSICTMRWPPSILTPIADMFKAINLSNGEIFTVLNKFSGALQELSPMELPALCFQLFSMCQNASQLIVPLLALEKYFQRNYYKRLFSDMSSNSTDFDSIDPFSDKELREAEETILHHLNYCTMYKLTEKHLAVMLRNFSHLPDVILTPFMLSAIISMTSVNRDPESARISRSILLPFLRNVIKNNEEEITLADYSVWYRDSLQRKQVDLQQVLTVLIDQNKDGKDVITPGLVHLVFFLLKSHSPKMHTLAITFLTKFIRKRFIFGQGIIRLLSEWMIVHQDQNQFSECLTLLSVAGTPSQNALNDLFRYLFFV is encoded by the exons ATGCGACAGGGAGACGCCAAGTGCGTTGGTTGGAAGGATTTGTTGCCAGATTCACTGGCTCTGCTTTCGGCAACTCCACGTTTTATACTAAATGGGGTGGGAACCGATGGAACCGAGTATAGAAACAATACAGTGAAAAGTATATGTACCATGCGATGGCCGCCTTCAATCCTGACCCCCATTGCTGACATGTTCAA GGCCATAAATCTCAGCAACGGAGAAATTTTTACCGTATTAAATAAATTCTCCGGGGCTCTGCAGGAGCTATCGCCAATGGAGCTACCAGCTCTGTGCTTCCAGCTCTTTTCCATGTGCCAAAATGCCTCACAACTGATTGTACCGCTGCTGGCATTGGAGAAGTATTTTCAACGCAATTACTATAAGCGCTTGTTCTCAGACATGAGCAGCAACTCTACAGATTTCGACAGCATAG ATCCATTTTCGGACAAAGAGCTGCGGGAGGCCGAAGAGACTATACTCCATCATTTGAATTACTGTACTATGTATAAACTAACTGAGAAACATCTGGCCGTAATGTTGAGG AACTTCTCGCATTTGCCCGATGTCATTCTCACGCCATTCATGCTCAGCGCCATTATTTCGATGACAAGTGTGAATCGTGATCCAGAATCTGCGCGCATCTCTCGATCCATTTTGCTGCCATTCTTGCGAAATgtcataaagaataatgaagaaGAGATAACTTTGGCAGACTACTCCGTTTGGTATCGTGATTCGTTACAGCGCAAACAAGTCGACTTGCAGCAGGTCTTAACGGTGCTCATAGATCAGAACAAAGATGGAAAAGATGTGATAACACCAGGACTAGTCCACCTAGTATTTTTTCTGCTTAAATCGCACTCGCCCAAAATGCATACTCTAGCAATTACTTTTTTAACAAAGTTCATTCGCAAACGTTTCATCTTTGGGCAAGGCATCATTAGACTCCTCTCTGAGTGGATGATTGTACATCAAGATCAAAACCAGTTTTCGG AATGTTTAACACTATTAAGTGTAGCTGGTACACCGTCTCAGAATGCACTAaatgacctatttcgctacttgttttttgtttga
- the LOC117185925 gene encoding uncharacterized protein LOC117185925: MIAINYLKGDKLAAEAAWKRLSKELNSINNNRLEDSNACGKGSLYQDTLTALEDAVAVICDLYDKHDEVTATDDDDEEEDDCFSRINDRHIGVKLERTSTSQTPSAKKRKLVQNDVNELEIEHESTVPMLMDIAKELQDMNRQTRLNAQRTEANTDALLALGTQISDLMQQQLKERKRLNAVMEKFVMKRRLAKR, encoded by the exons ATGATAGCCATAAACTACCTCAAGGGTGATAAGCTGGCAGCTGAAGCCGCCTGGAAGCGGCTTTCAAAGGAGTTAAATAGC ATTAACAATAACAGGCTGGAAGATTCAAATGCCTGCGGCAAAGGCTCGCTGTATCAGGATACACTCACTGCTCTAGAGGATGCAGTGGCCGTGATCTGTGACTTGTATGATAAGCACGACGAGGTCACAGCCACAGATGACG ATGATGAGGAAGAAGATGACTGCTTCAGCCGGATCAATGACAGACATATCGGCGTGAAATTGGAGCGCACTAGCACTTCGCAAACTCCATCTGCCAAAAAGCGCAAGCTGGTTCAAAATGATGTAAATGAATTAGAAATTGAACACGAGAGCACGGTGCCGATGCTAATGGACATTGCAAAGGAGCTGCAGGACATGAATAGACAAACTCGCTTGAACGCCCAGCGCACAGAAGCCAATACGGACGCGCTTTTGGCTCTAGGCACACAGATCTCAGACCTAATGCAGCAACAGCTCAAGGAGCGCAAGCGTCTTAATGCTGTAATGGAGAAATTTGTTATGAAACGCCGATTGGCCAAACgataa
- the LOC117188374 gene encoding uncharacterized protein LOC117188374: protein MGKHRTAQQDAIFIAFMERHPMIAKNYLKGDKLAAEAAWKRLSKELNSVGPPVKEVCEWKRVWKDWKSCIRKKINNNRLEDSNACGKGSLYQDTLTALEDAVAVICDLYDKHDEVTATDDDDEEEDDCFSRINDRHIGVKLERTSTSQTPSAKKRKLVQNDVNELEIEHESTVPMLMDIAKELQDMNRQTRLNAQRTEANTDALLALGTQISDLMQQQLKERKRLNAVMEKFVHKMETTD, encoded by the exons AT GGGCAAACACAGAACTGCGCAGCAAGATGCCATATTCATCGCATTTATGGAGAGACACCCAATGATAGCCAAAAACTACCTCAAGGGTGATAAGCTGGCAGCTGAAGCCGCCTGGAAGCGGCTTTCAAAGGAGTTAAATAGCGTGGGTCCGCCTGTCAAAGAAGTTTGTGAGTGGAAAAGA GTATGGAAAGACTGGAAAAGCTGCATTCGTAAAAAGATTAACAATAACAGGCTGGAAGATTCAAATGCCTGCGGCAAAGGCTCGCTGTATCAGGATACACTCACTGCTCTAGAGGATGCAGTGGCCGTGATCTGTGACTTGTATGATAAGCACGACGAGGTCACAGCCACAGATGACG ATGATGAGGAAGAAGATGACTGCTTCAGCCGGATCAATGACAGACATATCGGCGTGAAATTGGAGCGCACTAGCACTTCGCAAACTCCATCTGCCAAAAAGCGCAAGCTGGTTCAAAATGATGTAAATGAATTAGAAATTGAACACGAGAGCACGGTGCCGATGCTAATGGACATTGCAAAGGAGCTGCAGGACATGAATAGACAAACTCGCTTGAACGCCCAGCGCACAGAAGCCAATACGGACGCGCTTTTGGCTCTAGGCACACAGATCTCAGACCTAATGCAGCAACAGCTCAAGGAGCGCAAGCGTCTTAATGCTGTAATGGAGAAATTTGTTCACAAAATGGAAACAACCGACTAA
- the LOC117188364 gene encoding Fanconi anemia group I protein homolog has translation MRQGDAKCVGWKDLLPDSLALLSATPRFILNGVGTDGTEYRNNTVKSICTMRWPPSILTPIADMFKAINLSNGEIFTVLNKFSGALQELSPMELPALCFQLFSMCQNASQLIVPLLALEKYFQRNYYKRLFSDMSSNSTDFDSIDPFSDKELREAEETILHHLNYCTMYKLTEKHLAVMLRNFSHLPDVILTPFMLSAIISMTSVNRDPESARISRSILLPFLRNVI, from the exons ATGCGACAGGGAGACGCCAAGTGCGTTGGTTGGAAGGATTTGTTGCCAGATTCACTGGCTCTGCTTTCGGCAACTCCACGTTTTATACTAAATGGGGTGGGAACCGATGGAACCGAGTATAGAAACAATACAGTGAAAAGTATATGTACCATGCGATGGCCGCCTTCAATCCTGACCCCCATTGCTGACATGTTCAA GGCCATAAATCTCAGCAACGGAGAAATTTTTACCGTATTAAATAAATTCTCCGGGGCTCTGCAGGAGCTATCGCCAATGGAGCTACCAGCTCTGTGCTTCCAGCTCTTTTCCATGTGCCAAAATGCCTCACAACTGATTGTACCGCTGCTGGCATTGGAGAAGTATTTTCAACGCAATTACTATAAGCGCTTGTTCTCAGACATGAGCAGCAACTCTACAGATTTCGACAGCATAG ATCCATTTTCGGACAAAGAGCTGCGGGAGGCCGAAGAGACTATACTCCATCATTTGAATTACTGTACTATGTATAAACTAACTGAGAAACATCTGGCCGTAATGTTGAGG AACTTCTCGCATTTGCCCGATGTCATTCTCACGCCATTCATGCTCAGCGCCATTATTTCGATGACAAGTGTGAATCGTGATCCAGAATCTGCGCGCATCTCTCGATCCATTTTGCTGCCATTCTTGCGAAATGTCATATAG
- the LOC117188366 gene encoding uncharacterized protein LOC117188366, which translates to MGKHRTAQQDAIFIAFMERHPMIAINYLKGDKLVPMLMDIAKELQDMNRQTRLNAQRTEANTDALLALGTQISDLMQQQLKERKRLNAVMEKFVHKMETTD; encoded by the exons AT GGGCAAACACAGAACTGCGCAGCAAGATGCCATATTCATCGCATTTATGGAGAGACACCCAATGATAGCCATAAACTACCTCAAGGGTGATAAGCTGGTGCCGATGCTAATGGACATTGCAAAGGAGCTGCAGGACATGAATAGACAAACTCGCTTGAACGCCCAGCGCACAGAAGCCAATACGGACGCGCTTTTGGCTCTAGGCACACAGATCTCAGACCTAATGCAGCAACAGCTCAAGGAGCGCAAGCGTCTTAATGCTGTAATGGAGAAATTTGTTCACAAAATGGAAACAACCGACTAA
- the LOC117187842 gene encoding uncharacterized protein LOC117187842, producing MGKHRTAQQDAIFIAFMERHPMIAINYLKGDKLAAEAAWKRLSKELNSVGPPVKEVCEWKRVWKDWKSCIRKKINYNRLEDSNACGKGSLYQDTLTALEDAVAVICDLYDKHDEVTATDDDDEEEDDCFSRINDRHIGVKLERTSTSQTPSAKKRKLVQNDVNELEIEHESTVPILMDIAKELQDMNRQTRLNAQRTEANTDALLALGTQISDLMQQQLKERKRLNAVMEKFVMKRRLAKR from the exons AT GGGCAAACACAGAACTGCGCAGCAAGATGCCATATTCATCGCATTTATGGAGAGACACCCAATGATAGCCATAAACTACCTCAAGGGTGATAAGCTGGCAGCTGAAGCCGCCTGGAAGCGGCTTTCAAAGGAGTTAAATAGCGTGGGTCCGCCTGTCAAAGAAGTTTGTGAGTGGAAAAGA GTATGGAAAGACTGGAAAAGCTGCATTCGTAAAAAGATTAACTATAACAGGCTGGAAGATTCAAATGCCTGCGGCAAAGGCTCGCTGTATCAGGATACACTCACTGCTCTAGAGGATGCAGTGGCCGTGATCTGTGACTTGTATGATAAGCACGACGAGGTCACAGCCACAGATGACG ATGATGAGGAAGAAGATGACTGCTTCAGCCGGATCAATGACAGACATATCGGCGTGAAATTGGAGCGCACTAGCACTTCGCAAACTCCATCTGCCAAAAAGCGCAAGCTGGTTCAAAATGATGTAAATGAATTAGAAATTGAACACGAGAGCACGGTGCCGATTCTAATGGACATTGCAAAGGAGCTGCAGGACATGAATAGACAAACTCGCTTGAACGCCCAGCGCACAGAAGCCAATACGGACGCGCTTTTGGCTCTAGGCACACAGATCTCAGACCTAATGCAGCAACAGCTCAAGGAGCGCAAGCGTCTTAATGCTGTAATGGAGAAATTTGTTATGAAACGCCGATTGGCCAAACgataa
- the LOC117188368 gene encoding uncharacterized protein LOC117188368, with the protein MGKHRTAQQDAIFIAFMERHPMIAINYLKGDKLAAEAAWKRLSKELNSVGPPVKEVCEWKRVWKDWKSCIRKKINNNRLEDSNACGKGSLYQDTLTALEDAVAVICDLYDKHDEVTATDDDDEEEDDCFSRINDRHIGVKLERTSTSQTPSAKKRKLVQNDVNELEIEHESTVPILIDIAKELQDMNRQTRLNAQRTEANTDALLALGTQISDLMQQQLKERKRLNAVMEKFVHKMETTD; encoded by the exons AT GGGCAAACACAGAACTGCGCAGCAAGATGCCATATTCATCGCATTTATGGAGAGACACCCAATGATAGCCATAAACTACCTCAAGGGTGATAAGCTGGCAGCTGAAGCCGCCTGGAAGCGGCTTTCAAAGGAGTTAAATAGCGTGGGTCCGCCTGTCAAAGAAGTTTGTGAGTGGAAAAGA GTATGGAAAGACTGGAAAAGCTGCATTCGTAAAAAGATTAACAATAACAGGCTGGAAGATTCAAATGCCTGCGGCAAAGGCTCGCTGTATCAGGATACACTCACTGCTCTAGAGGATGCAGTGGCCGTGATCTGTGACTTGTATGATAAGCACGACGAGGTCACAGCCACAGATGACG ATGATGAGGAAGAAGATGACTGCTTCAGCCGGATCAATGACAGACATATCGGCGTGAAATTGGAGCGCACTAGCACTTCGCAAACTCCATCTGCCAAAAAGCGCAAGCTGGTTCAAAATGATGTAAATGAATTAGAAATTGAACACGAAAGCACGGTGCCGATTCTAATAGACATTGCAAAGGAGCTGCAGGACATGAATAGACAAACTCGCTTGAACGCCCAGCGCACAGAAGCCAATACGGACGCGCTTTTGGCTCTAGGCACACAGATCTCAGACCTAATGCAGCAACAGCTCAAGGAGCGCAAGCGTCTTAATGCTGTAATGGAGAAATTTGTTCACAAAATGGAAACAACCGACTAA
- the LOC117188356 gene encoding Fanconi anemia group I protein homolog, translating into MRQGDAKCVGWKDLLPDSLALLSATPRFILNGVGTDGTEYRNNTVKSICTMRWPSSILTPIADMFKAINLSNGEIFTVLNKFSGALQELSPMELPALCFQLFSMCQNASQLIVPLLALEKYFQRNYYKRLFSDMSSNSTDFDSIDPFSDKELREAEETILHHLNYCTMYKLTEKHLAVMLRNFSHLPDVILTPFMLSAIISMTSVNRDPESARISRSILLPFLRNVIKNNEEEITLADYSVWYRDSLQRKQVDLQQVLTVLIDQNKDGKDVITPGLVHLVFFLLKSHSPKMHTLAITFLTKFIRKRFIFGQGIIRLLSEWMIVHQDQNQFSECLTLLSVAGTPSQNALNDLFRYLFFV; encoded by the exons ATGCGACAGGGAGACGCCAAGTGCGTTGGTTGGAAGGATTTGTTGCCAGATTCACTGGCTCTGCTTTCGGCAACTCCACGTTTTATACTAAATGGGGTGGGAACCGATGGAACCGAGTATAGAAACAATACAGTGAAAAGTATATGTACCATGCGATGGCCGTCTTCAATCCTGACCCCCATTGCTGACATGTTCAA GGCCATAAATCTCAGCAACGGAGAAATTTTTACCGTATTAAATAAATTCTCCGGGGCTCTGCAGGAGCTATCGCCAATGGAGCTACCAGCTCTGTGCTTCCAGCTCTTTTCCATGTGCCAAAATGCCTCACAACTGATTGTACCGCTGCTGGCATTGGAGAAGTATTTTCAACGCAATTACTATAAGCGCTTGTTCTCAGACATGAGCAGCAACTCTACAGATTTCGACAGCATAG ATCCATTTTCGGACAAAGAGCTGCGGGAGGCCGAAGAGACTATACTCCATCATTTGAATTACTGTACTATGTATAAACTAACTGAGAAACATCTGGCCGTAATGTTGAGG AACTTCTCGCATTTGCCCGATGTCATTCTCACGCCATTCATGCTCAGCGCCATTATTTCGATGACAAGTGTGAATCGTGATCCAGAATCTGCGCGCATCTCTCGATCCATTTTGCTGCCATTCTTGCGAAATgtcataaagaataatgaagagGAGATAACTTTAGCAGACTACTCCGTTTGGTATCGTGATTCGTTACAGCGCAAACAAGTCGACTTGCAGCAGGTCTTAACGGTGCTCATAGATCAGAACAAAGATGGAAAAGATGTGATAACACCAGGACTAGTCCACCTAGTATTTTTTCTGCTTAAATCGCACTCGCCCAAAATGCATACTCTAGCAATTACTTTTTTAACAAAGTTCATTCGCAAACGTTTCATCTTTGGGCAAGGCATCATTAGACTCCTCTCTGAGTGGATGATTGTACATCAAGATCAAAACCAGTTTTCGG AATGTTTAACACTATTAAGTGTAGCTGGTACACCGTCTCAGAATGCACTAaatgacctatttcgctacttgttttttgtttga